Proteins found in one Triticum urartu cultivar G1812 chromosome 4, Tu2.1, whole genome shotgun sequence genomic segment:
- the LOC125552860 gene encoding metal transporter Nramp5-like, translating into MEIEREAPSSERGRSWRANAVQDVQDGKKFEDGDETLVKEPAWKRFLSHVGPGFMVSLAYLDPGNLETDLQAGANHRYELLWVILIGLIFALIIQSLAANLGVVTGKHLAEICKTEYPKPVMICLWLLAEVAVIAADIPEVIGTAFAFYLLFRIPVWIGVLITGSSTLLLLGLQRYGVRKLEFLISMLVFVMAACFFGELSIVKPPAKEVLKGLFIPKLKGNGATGDAIALLGALVMPHNLFLHSALVLSRKTPSSVRGIKDACRFFLYESGFALFVALLINIAVISVSGTVCFGENLSAEDIDKCSDLSLDNSSFLLKNVLGRSSSIVYGVALLASGQSSTITGTYAGQYIMQGFLDIKMKTWLRNLMTRCIAIAPSLVVSIIGGSNGAGRLIIIASMILSFELPFALIPLLKFSSSSSKMGPHKNSIYIIVFSWTLGLMLIGINVYFLSTSFMGWLINSSLPTYAKVLVGVVVCPLMLVYLVAVVYLTFRKDTVVTFVADSCKADAEKAAGGSGEDDDEPVPYREDLADIPLPAHSTG; encoded by the exons ATGGAGATCGAGCGGGAGGCGCCGAGCAGCGAGAGGGGGAGGAGCTGGCGAGCCAACGCCGTGCAAGATGTGCAGGATGGCAAGAAGTTTGAAGACGGTGATGAGACGCTCGTCAAG GAGCCGGCATGGAAGCGATTCCTCTCCCATGTTGGGCCTGGGTTCATGGTGTCCCTGGCCTATCTAGATCCTGGCAACT TGGAGACGGACCTGCAAGCCGGCGCCAACCACAGATATGAG CTCCTCTGGGTGATTCTGATTGGCCTTATCTTCGCGCTCATCATACAATCACTAGCAGCTAACCTTGGCGTGGTTACAG GAAAGCATCTCGCGGAGATATGCAAGACCGAGTATCCAAAGCCGGTGATGATCTGCCTGTGGCTTCTTGCGGAGGTGGCGGTGATCGCCGCCGATATCCCGGAAG TGATTGGGACAGCATTCGCTTTCTACCTCTTGTTCCGCATACCTGTGTGGATCGGGGTTCTCATCACCGGCTCCAGCACGCTCCTCCTCCTTGGCCTACAAAGATATGGAGTGCGCAAGCTCGAGTTTCTGATCTCCATGCTGGTTTTCGTCATGGCCGCATGCTTCTTCGGAGAGCTGAGCATAGTGAAGCCTCCGGCGAAGGAGGTCCTCAAGGGTCTGTTCATTCCCAAGCTCAAGGGGAATGGCGCCACCGGAGATGCCATTGCCCTCCTTGGAGCTCTAGTTATGCC TCACAACTTGTTCTTGCATTCGGCGTTGGTGCTGTCCAGGAAGACGCCGTCATCAGTAAGAGGAATCAAG GATGCTTGCAGGTTCTTCCTGTACGAGAGCGGCTTCGCGCTGTTCGTGGCGCTGCTCATCAACATAGCCGTCATTTCTGTCTCCGGGACCGTCTGCTTCGGGGAGAACCTCTCGGCGGAGGACATCGACAAATGCAGTGACCTCAGTCTGGACAACTCCTCATTTCTGCTCAAG AACGTGCTGGGCAGATCCAGCTCGATCGTGTACGGGGTGGCGCTGTTAGCCTCAGGGCAAAGCTCGACCATTACCGGCACATATGCCGGCCAGTACATCATGCAG GGGTTCTTGGACATCAAGATGAAGACGTGGCTGAGGAACCTGATGACACGCTGCATCGCCATTGCGCCCAGCCTGGTGGTCTCCATCATCGGCGGGTCAAATGGCGCCGGCCGTCTCATCATCATCGCGTCG ATGATACTGTCGTTTGAGCTGCCGTTTGCACTCATCCCGCTTCTCAagttcagcagcagcagcagcaagatGGGCCCGCACAAGAACTCCATCTAC ATCATCGTGTTCTCGTGGACGCTTGGGCTGATGCTCATCGGCATCAACGTCTACTTCCTCAGCACCAGCTTCATGGGGTGGCTCATCAACAGCTCGCTGCCCACGTACGCCAAGGTGCTCGTCGGAGTCGTCGTCTGCCCTCTCATGCTCGTCTACCTCGTCGCCGTCGTCTACCTCACCTTCAGGAAGGACACCGTCGTCACCTTCGTCGCCGACTCGTGCAAGGCCGACGCGGAGAAGGCGGCGGGCGGCAGCGGGGAGGACGACGACGAGCCCGTGCCCTACCGGGAGGACTTGGCAGACATACCGCTCCCGGCCCACAGCACAGGCTAG
- the LOC125552861 gene encoding uncharacterized protein LOC125552861: protein MLGNSLLAEEELVLASRCGLFSSSMQQSHTSTCPTITYEEALRRELEYRRRLERTHPHLLIALNEAPALSRETCTDSTPDVLKRKLAPESNMPSPQSSFNFTAARSQPANWYPPKKKVIVRQPASQAMQAVQIPRTNSVPSFWCKICKVDCVTEFNFGAHIGGKKHKLKKQLILGNMNTGRPGTGSQFAGNTNRGPSENAVSGSRNDEPNAGSSSIAGPSSSVSSGSRPSEANP, encoded by the exons ATGTTAGGGAATTCTTTGCTAGCTGAGGAAGAACTGGTGCTTGCAAGTAGATGTGGTTTGTTCTCATCAAGCATGCAACAGTCTCACACATCGACCTGTCCTACTATCACATATGAAGAAGCTCTTAGAAGGGAACTGGAATATCGGCGAAGGTTGGAACGTACTCATCCACATCTGTTGATTGCTCTTAATGAAGCTCCTGCGCTATCCAGA GAGACCTGTACAGATTCAACACCTGATGTGTTGAAGAGAAAGTTAGCTCCTGAGAGTAATATGCCTTCACCGCAGTCAAGCTTTAATTTCACCGCCGCAAGAAGCCAGCCAGCAAATTGGTACCCCCCAAAGAAAAAAGTAATTGTTCGACAGCCTGCATCACAGGCTATGCAGGCTGTTCAAATACCCAGAACAAATTCTGTACCTTCCTTTTGGTGCAAAATATGCAAGGTGGATTGTGTCACTGAATTCAATTTCGGCGCCCATATTGGAGGGAAAAAGCACAAACTTAAGAAGCAACTGATTCTTGGTAATATGAACACTGGAAGACCTGGCACTGGCAGTCAGTTTGCGGGTAACACAAACCGTGGACCAAGTGAGAATGCAGTTTCTGGAAGTAGAAATGATGAACCAAATGCAGGTAGCAGCAGTATTGCTGGACCAAGCAGCAGCGTGTCCTCTGGAAGCAGACCCAGCGAAGCAAACCCCTGA
- the LOC125552863 gene encoding protein WEAK CHLOROPLAST MOVEMENT UNDER BLUE LIGHT 1-like, translating into MVEDNLEVGDSCLSSPKSVQNSVEPSPTEGTNEDESSNLEKTACANFETPMHQELPASLILIDEESNLQETSVEQKASIGDSISSEVDHSGLPSIKEDSHRFPSASNEVDESKDAISDLMTTHSSEENTHATPQTSVSSREEVQCAPLHNVQDGASCPDSEKTACEAPPAILQKVKEDKPRFMHRLPDRQMSLRDTRQKMPAPMRRLNSGNYSRTDNFFVDTTKPIESVKVAASRFGGSINWKTRKTEPVQVGDHVKLEVSLLKNEISDCKQQAEAAEAAKLSVFNEIKRTNKLIEDLKHDLERAEHEEADAKEDLDFFQFIVPEMEEGGASDDSVAGEEILKNIQERHKVLVSKLKLVNDELKGVQENYDSLLIEQDISIGKSQAAIIVSKESEKQAEELTVELNKLKEVLDLARATRHDAEKHKACASLARDEDRLKWEKDLGQAEEELSQLNKKLSSVEDLKSELEISSSLLVKHNEGLNAYVEEKLIKEAQEQGNKTDETMQEETILSRDELEEQKKSIDKARDEVCALKVAAASLQSELSKEKETLATMQQLEAMASITITSLKAEIKLAKQELETVQSKEKKSCDRMSELPGLLQAAAQEADEAKSLAVKAQEMLRTSKEEMEQAKADLSTMEFRLQAVLKETEAAKESERLSLDALRALEESELAASIAEQGSPGMITLDFHEHASLIEKSHQAEELVHEKISFAVAQVEMAKDSESLVLAKLSEIYKVLEERKQALLAAQKQADSATEGKLAMEQELRTWREEHGERRKATAEALKSETKHSNPVVIVVERDRDIKGTCKEDSCALVHPLSSDMSARSSPAGPGLREKAKKAKKPPFLRRMMMFLARRRLTAAA; encoded by the exons ATGGTAGAGGACAATCTTGAGGTGGGCGACTCTTGTTTGTCTTCACCAAAATCTGTGCAAAATTCTGTAGAGCCTAGCCCAACTGAAGGCACCAATGAAGATGAAAGCAGTAACCTTGAGAAAACAGCATGTGCCAATTTTGAGACACCAATGCACCAAGAACTTCCTGCAAGCTTGATATTGATTGACGAAGAAAGCAATCTGCAAGAGACTTCGGTTGAACAAAAGGCTTCCATTGGTGATTCCATATCATCAGAAGTAGACCACAGTGGGTTGCCATCAATCAAAGAAGATTCTCACAGATTTCCATCTGCCTCTAACGAAGTTGATGAATCAAAGGATGCCATCAGTGACTTGATGACAACGCATTCTTCAGAAGAAAacacacatgcaacaccacagaCTTCAGTTAGCTCAAGAGAAGAGGTCCAATGTGCACCTTTGCATAACGTTCAAGATGGTGCTTCCTGTCCCGATTCTGAGAAAACTGCTTGTGAGGCGCCACCTGCTATCTTACAAAAGGTGAAAGAAGATAAACCACGGTTCATGCATAGATTGCCTGATCGCCAAATGAGCCTACGAGACACTAGACAGAAAATGCCTGCGCCCATGAGGAGATTGAACAGTGGCAATTATTCGAGGACTGATAATTTTTTTGTCGATACAACGAAGCCCATTGAGTCAGTGAAGGTGGCTGCCTCAAGATTTGGTGGGAGCATCAACTGGAAAACGCGCAAAACAGAACCAGTGCAG GTGGGTGATCATGTCAAACTCGAGGTCAGTCTGCTGAAGAACGAAATTTCAGATTGCAAACAGCAAGCAGAAGCTGCAGAGGCTGCAAAGCTGTCTGTATTCAATGAGATTAAGAGAACAAATAAGCTTATTGAAGACCTGAAACATGACCTGGAGAGGGCAGAACATGAAGAGGCAGATGCCAAGGAGGATTTGGATTTCTTCCAATTTATTGTACCAGAGATGGAGGAAGGAGGAGCTAGCGATGATAGTGTTGCAGGCGAGGAGATTTTGAAAAATATCCAAGAACGGCACAAAGTACTGGTGTCCAAACTGAAGTTGGTCAATGATGAGTTAAAAGGGGTTCAGGAGAATTATGATTCTTTATTGATTGAACAGGACATTTCCATTGGAAAATCTCAGGCAGCCATCATAGTATCCAAAGAGTCTGAGAAGCAAGCAGAGGAGCTCACTGTAGAGCTCAACAAACTGAAGGAAGTGTTGGATTTGGCTCGTGCCACGCGCCATGATGCTGAAAAACACAAGGCGTGTGCATCCTTAGCTCGAGATGAGGACCGTCTTAAATGGGAGAAGGATCTAGGGCAAGCAGAAGAGGAGCTGAGTCAACTCAACAAGAAGCTTTCCTCTGTCGAAGATCTGAAATCAGAGCTCGAAATATCATCCAGCTTGCTGGTGAAGCACAACGAAGGGCTAaatgcatatgtggaggaaaagCTAATTAAAGAAGCACAAGAACAAGGAAACAAAACTGATGAGACCATGCAAGAAGAAACCATTCTATCAAGAGATGAGCTTGAGGAGCAGAAGAAGAGCATTGATAAGGCGAGAGATGAAGTCTGTGCCCTGAAAGTTGCTGCTGCATCACTTCAGTCAGAGTTGAGCAAAGAGAAAGAAACACTTGCCACCATGCAGCAGCTGGAAGCAATGGCATCGATCACCATTACTTCTCTCAAGGCAGAGATTAAGCTGGCAAAACAGGAACTGGAAACAGTTCAGTCCAAGGAGAAGAAATCCTGCGATAGAATGAGCGAGTTGCCTGGGCTTCTGCAAGCTGCAGCCCAGGAAGCTGATGAGGCAAAGTCTCTCGCTGTGAAGGCACAGGAGATGCTAAGAACGAGCAAGGAAGAAATGGAGCAAGCGAAGGCTGATCTGAGTACTATGGAATTCAGGCTCCAAGCAGTCCTGAAGGAGACGGAAGCAGCGAAAGAGTCTGAGAGGCTGTCGCTTGATGCTCTCAGAGCTCTGGAGGAGAGCGAGCTTGCAGCAAGCATTGCAGAACAAGGCTCTCCTGGAATGATCACACTGGACTTTCATGAACATGCGTCTCTCATCGAGAAGTCCCATCAGGCAGAAGAGCTTGTGCACGAGAAGATATCTTTTGCAGTTGCGCAGGTTGAGATGGCCAAGGACTCCGAGTCTCTCGTCTTAGCAAAGCTCAGCGAAATTTACAAGGTTCTGGAAGAACGAAAGCAAGCGCTGCTTGCTGCCCAAAAGCAGGCCGACAGTGCCACGGAAGGCAAGCTGGCCATGGAACAGGAACTGAGGACATGGAGGGAGGAGCATGGGGAGCGTCGTAAGGCTACCGCTGAGGCTTTGAAATCTGAAACTAAACATTCAAACCCGGTGGTGATCGTCGTTGAGCGCGATCGGGACATCAAGGGCACATGCAAAGAAGACAGCTGCGCCTTGGTTCATCCGCTGTCCTCGGATATGTCAGCCAGGAGCAGCCCTGCCGGCCCAGGTTTGCGCGAGAAGGCGAAGAAGGCAAAGAAGCCGCCGTTCCTCCGGCGCATGATGATGTTCCTGGCCAGGAGGAGGCTCACAGCAGCGGCGTAA